GGTGTGGGGAacacggggtgtgtgtggagtgttatTAGCCTCATCTAACATGAACAAAATTATGACAGAGTAtgccttccctttctctctctgtctgatgctccctccctctctcccccctccctcccctcagatgCGGAGCTGGTCCTGCCTACCATCCGCAGTGCTGTGGAGAAGCAGCTGACCCTGATAGCGCAGGGCCAGGCCAACTTCCAGCAGGTCCTGCAGCACACGCTGGACATCTTCAAGAGGAAGTTCCACTACTTTGTCGACTCCATCCCCAGTGAGTcagaccctcctccacccaccctgtgATGGTTAGAATGAGAGGtagaccctcctccacccaccctgtgATGGTTAGAATGAGAGGTAGATCAGGGGAGTTCTGGAAGGCACTAGGGGAGTTCTGTCTGCAcggttcctgttcctgtctcttGTGGTCTCCAGGTATGGACGAGCTGATGGaggtctccttctctcccatcgCCGCCAGCGGGAAGCCCCTGTCCCGCTGCGGCAAGTGCCACCGCTTCATGAAGTACATCCAGGTCAGCCCTGCTAACCCTCCCCCATGCTAACCTTCCCTGATGCTAACCCTCCCCGCTGCTAACCCTCCCCATGCTAACCCTCCCCACTGCTAACCCTCCCCGCTGCTAACCCTCCCCATGCTAACCCTCCCCGATGCTAACCCTCCCCGCTGCTAACCCTCCCCATGCTAACCCTCCCCATGCTAACCCTCCCCGCTGCTAACCTTCCCTGATGCTAACCCTCCCCGCTGCTAACCCTCCCCATGCTAACCCTCCCCGATGCTAACCCTTCCCCATGCTAACCTTCCCTGATGCTAACCCTCCCCGCTGCTAACCCTCCCCATGCTAACCCTCCCCGATGCTAACCCTTCCCCATGCTAACCCTCCCCGATGCTAACCCTTCCCCATGCTAACCCTCCCTGATGCTAATCGAGGCGCTTATTCGTCAGTTGGGTCTGACTGCCACGCCACCAACACACCTTAGCCTGTCTGTGTTATTTCCCCTCCTGctggccctccctctcctacagTAGGTGTAGAGGCCAAAAGCCTCCTAGCCTGGTCGTGTCTGTGTATTTCACCACTTCATGTTTGCTAGACTTGTGAATGAAgcagtttctgattggctgaccaGCTGAAAAAGCAGTTTCTCATTGGCCGTTCAGCTGATAAGGCAGTTCCTCCCCCCCTGGTGTGTGCAGGCCAGGCCCAGCAGGCTCCACTGCTCCCACTGTGATGAGACGTACAGCCTGCCTCAGAACGGAGCCATCAAGCTGTACAAGGAGCTGCGCTGCCCTCTGGACGACTTTGAGCTGGTGCTGTGGACCTCCGGCTCCCGGGGGAAGAGCTACCCCCTCTGCCCCTACTGCTTCAGCAACCCCCCCTTCAGAGACATGAAGAAAGGTCTgtctggggggcgggggctgggggtgggggtcagacaaccaaggaatgagtgtgtggtgtgtttgtgtgtgttccttcatCTGTAGATGCTGTTGGCATTTCCTAATGTTGTTGATTAGTGTGGTTTGGTACATGAACCATTTCAGGCACATAAACACTGAGTCTGATCATGTTCTGCTTCTGTATAATGCtgtgcctccttctctctcccctgcacctctctcttctctctcccctgcatctgtcttttctctctcccctgcacctctctcttctctcccctgcacctctctcttctctctcccctgcacctctcctctctcccctgcacctctcctctctcccctgcacctctctcttctctctcccctgcacctctctcttctctcccctgcacctctctcttctctctcccctgcacctctctcttctgtcccctgcacctctctcttctctcccctgcacctctctcttctctctcccctgcacctgtctcttctctctcccctgcacctctctcctctctcccctgcacctctctcttctctcccctgcacctctctcttctctcccctgcacctctctctcctctctcccctgcacctctctcttctctctcccctgcacctctctcctctctcccctgcacctctctcccctacacctctctcttctctctcccctgcacctgtctcttctctctcccctgcacctctctcctctctcccctgcacctctctcctctctcccctgcacctctctcttctctcccctgcacctctctcctctctcccctgcacctctctctcctctctcctgcacctctctcttctctctcccctgcacctctctcttctctcccctgcacctctccccccccctgtcaGGTATGGGGTGTAACGAGTGCACCCACCCGTCCTGCCAGCACTCCCTGGGCTCTCTGGGCATCTctcagtgtgtggagtgtgaggggggagtgCTGGTGCTGGACCCCACCTCAGCGCCCAAGTGGAGGATGGCCTGTAACAGGTGTAACGTGCTGGTGCACTTCTTTGAGCATGCACACAGGGTGCAGGTAAGGACACCACTGGCCTTGTGTTTTTGATTCAAAAACGGAATGCTATGCAATATGGAGTCTTAACTGGAGTCTGTTTTGGTACTTTTATCTGTTGTTATTattcttgtttttgtgttgttgttgtaggatgTGTTGCATGTATGgataccatgtgtgtgtgggattatTCGAAGTTGACTGATACGATTATTTTCCCCTCCttatctccctcctcacccccgctCCTGTTCCCCTCCGCTCCTGCAGGTGGCGCAGGAGAGCTGTGAGGCCTGCGACGCCTCCCTGGTGGCGGTGGACTTCAACAAGACGCGCTCCCCGCTGCCTGCAGGGGAGACCCAGCACAGCGGCTGTGTGTTCTGTGACCCGGTGTTCCAGGACCTGGTGGAGCTGAAGCATGCCACCATGAGACACCCCATGCACCGGGGGGGGGGCGCCAGGCGGGGGGgccggggcaggggcagggggcgCAGGGGCAACCCCAAGAAACCCAGagacaagatggccgccctaGCCGCTTACTTTGTGTAGAGGTTTACAGTGTTCTAAAGTTGAAACGACTGTAGTATAATTTCCTTGAATTAAATGTCTTTTCTTCTTGTTTAATCTACGTTTCATTCATGTTTTCCATTTTTAGCCCTTGGAGACCCCTGGACGTGGCGGAAAGGATAACTCAGTGATAACTTAAATATATGTTGATAACTTAGTGATGTTGGTAACTTAGTGATGTTGATgagaacagagacacagacaggaagttcaTGCAGGGAGATCTGAGATGTCTTTATTaccagacagcagcagcagccttgCTGGTCTCTGAGGCAGTTACACCCCAGCTGTGTTTTTAATCCATGCTCGGTAGCCTGGATGGCAGAGATCCATGTAAAATGAATGTGCGTAAAAGACTGCCTTCGCAGCACCAGACTGAACTCCATATAGCTGATCATTGTACTCAAGACCTCCCCCTGAGTCTCCCTAGAAGAGAAGTGAAAATCTAAATATGCACAGAGACAGCAGGCCTATAAAAAAGCAATGATAAACAATGAAACTTAAAAACAATATTGTATTTCTGTTAACAAGTTTAAAATCGGACATATCTGGAGGTAAAGATGAGGCACCCTGTCTCTCACTGAGGTCCCTCCCACCTCTCAATCTAAACTACATTCAAATAGCAACATTATTCATGAGGATATATTAAAATGTCTTACCTTACATGGTTGCACAGGTTTAACACTGGTACAAAGGAAATGTTGATTGTCACTAAACAAACTTTTGGAGTAATCTTTCACGTATTTAGGCTCACAGGCTTGTACTGTTGTTTCAGCACACTGTAGTTTAGCAGGCGTATCATTTCCTATGGGTTCAAATGTTAAAATATATAGTCCGTTCTGAAACATTGATAACGTTTGTACTTCAGTATGTTGTTAGTGGGGCCTGTCATGCAGGTGTTACCTTGCTCCATGGTGGCTGGATCATAAGTCGTCGCAGCCCAGCCTCCGACCTTCACTGTCGTATCCACAGCTGGTGTTGCACAGCTGGCAGCAGGAGGAGGTTGAATGGTGGGTTGAGACTCGGGTACTAGTTTTGGGAGCTTAATCAGGAGGAGATCATGTGCCTTGTTGTCTTTTTTGTAGACAAACTGATGATCGCTTGGTATTACTTGCTTAAAAACTGAATTGAAAAAATCGATGACATTTGTTTTTGCCTTTACTATccagtgtgcgtctgtgtgcttCCCTATTTTGACGGTCAACTCcctgagagaggtggaggaggacacaAGATGTCTGATAACATACCTGGAACACTAGTAATACATAATCATAATTAATCATATTCACGTATAATGCCTTTTCCTCACCATTCAGCTGTGTTAGTACTGCAGTGACCAGCTGTAATAACCCATTCAGGACTGATCAGGGAGCCTCCACATTCATACACTTCGTAAGTAATCCAATTGATTTTCTTGACCTGTTCCACAACTACATGGTAGAGACGTTCAGTTGAAAGACAGTTTTTTCCACCAATGAGGCGCTTTTGAAGGTCATTAGATGTGACACCTGTGATAGAAGAATAGTTCATTCAAGTAAGCATAGTCTTGGCAGCATTAAAAGGCTTACATTTTTAAACCATATAATCCATAGAGGATATCTATCTCCTGTACTTTTGAAAATATACTAATAAATTACTGTTCTTAACTCTTTGCTAAAACTTGGCATGCTGCCATAGGTACTTGTTGCTGGCTGGCAGACTGGTTCGTCATACAACAGCACTACTATTGTGTTTTTATTAAAAACCCTATATGATTTTGTATTATCAAATATACAATGTCCCTTTTAATGTGCAAAAACATAATCGAGAAATGGGGACATGTGTTTCTAATTCAGTCTTCTTTAATTTATTGGGCTTCAAAAACTTTGAGTTACAAAAAAGATATGACATTGACATCCACTTTGTTGCTGACCTATCCATATACTGTAGCAACAAGGCTGAGCGACCAGCTGGTAGAAAGTTTTACCTTCAACCATGAAGAAGAGCAGAAGAATCCAAGGCTTCATGATCCACTTCAGATGAAGAAGATGTGCATCAGTGGCGTGTGCCTTCCACTTTTATACACATTTCATCCACCTTAAACTGACCAAATCACTATGTAGGCAAGGCTTATGAAAATAATAATGTAAATTGGGTTTTAGAAACAATAGCACCTATGTGAAGAAAGTAACTGTCACATCAACTGATAAGCATTTTACAATGCATTACATGCAAATTGGGAGACAAAGTAATAAAAGCAGAGCAAACTTTATATATATAACTGACTCACTGATAATGTGATGAGTTTCAATGGAATCCTATCATAGACTAGGCCTTGTGGTGCTAAACATAGTATAGGCCTACAGGTGAGACATGGTATAAAcatagtagggagtcaggtggctgagcgatgagggaatcgggctagtaatccgaaggttgtatGCAGaaccgtttgtttgtttgtttggtgttGTGCCCAACGGGTTTAGCTGACTGTAATCATTTTTAAACTAATATTAACTACACCACCGTTATATTATTTGCAAATATTCGTATTcctacaataaaaaaaactaatcaAATAAACGCCATGCGTAAAAACACCATCGAAGTAGCATTTTAACGGCTCTGACATAGAAATATTAGAACCACTATATTTATTAACACTAGACAGATTTATGTTAATAAAACAATACGAAAAGTATGAGTTCATTCTTTCAGAGGTCAGCTATTgaactaccataccaaatagGCCTAGCAGATAACGCTGGATCCGTGGAACCTAACACGATCAATTCCTCAGAGGGAGGGAACAGAAATACTGAGTCCGGTCATAATTATCTTGTGAAGCATCTTTGAACAAAGCAGAAAGTAATTTTCGTATAGTGTTTTTGTCCCTCAATAGTCTTTCCGGTTTTGCGAATTCGGGTACAGAATAAGAGCATTAGCTGATATGTGCCATAAACGTGAATTGGCCAGGTTAGGTCCAGAAACACCTAAATCGCCAATCTCAGTTATGTAAAGGGATACACTAAATAGTCTCCCCACTAATGTTTAGGATACATTTACTAATACTGctaacccattctgattcaatTTTCCTGTGTTAATCTCTCACAGAGCTGCTTTTCTCTGCAGCCAGCCACAGAGGCAACCATTAGTTCAACCATGTTTGTGAGTGAAAGCTGTAAGAAAAAGCCTCTAATACCGATGTTGACTATAAATATACCAGTAATTTTACATATTCTTATTTCTCTCGGTTAACTTTAACAGTAAAAATGACTTTTGTATTATGAcctttttattttgaaaaaaggtttgaTGACTCAACCGGAAAAGGGATTCCTTATTGAGGCTGGCTGCTGCTTTGCAGAGGGAGGGGCTGCTGCTATATAGACGTAGTTATATATTAGAAACTGTATAACTCTGGCTGTTCTTCACGGGAATTGAGTGTCCTCGCTGAGATAGTCAAAGGTACGATCTTGTCATTGTACTTGTGTGCACATGTAAATAGTAACGTTATGTAGACAATCTTGCTGAAGTGAGTTGTTCGTTGCCTTTTGTATATAAAGTTAGCCGCGAAGCGAACTGCTTCTTGCCCTAGCAATTGAAACATTCTGTCAACTAAAGTAAATATTTCCTCCTGCGATTGAACGTCCCAGTGCAAAATGTTATCGTTGTAAGTTGTGGTGTTCCAAATAATTCAGTTAGAGAACCCGTATTTTTAAGAATTGGCCAACTCGTCCAGCATGTAAAGTATTGCCATTGCTCAATGTTGAACTTTCTCAGAAACATCAGTGGAGCTAAATCCTTCGATTAGCAGCTCCTGTACATTTCAACACGGTTTCGTGCTGCATGCATCTCCAAAAAATGGCCTGCTGGCTTTCCCTGGGGTTTGCTAACTCATCCGGTGTTATGACCACAAGGACAACATAACCCTTGGGAGGGCTGTAGGTTGTGTTTGTTAGACTGCAAGACTAGTCTTCCCCACCCCGTCACAACTGACTGGCTGAAAGAGGTTGAGAACTAGACCCACATTCTTCTGATCTAACCAACCTCCAAATTGGTACCTGTGACGCCACCAGACGTCAGGCATGGGCAGcacagcggaggaggaggaggccagatgTTTCCTGTCGAGGTTCGTGGAGGAGTTCCCTGTTCCCGTGGGCCCTGgggtccccctccccctcgccccccccagcCGACCCCCCACCCTGGATGAGCTGAGGGGGGACAGTCTGGACCTTGGCCTGCGCCTGTTggctgccaggtgtgtgtgtgtgttttggtgttcaCAGAGAGCATTCCTCACATTCCTGCCTAGGGAAAGCAAGCTGATCCTCGCCTATCTCTGTCCCGCCCTCTACGAGTAGAGAAGGCTGTAGTGTCTCAGccaatgggaggagggagatgagggaggctgtagtgtctcagccaatgggaggagggagatgagggaggctgtagtgtctcagccactgggaggagggagatgagggaggatgtAGTGTCTCAGCCAatgagaggaaggagatggGGAAAGGATAGAAACTTGGCATTGAGAGCTTTGGGAAGCTTTCTGTCAAATGTGAAAGATCTGTTTAGACCCAAACGTTCAGGCCAGAGAGGCTCACTACGCAGCAGAACATCATCTGTTCTTTTGGATATATTCCTGTGAGGTATTTCCTGTCGGCAAGACCTAATTTCCTGTCTGGAATCACCATTGTTATACCCACTTCCTGATTCTCCCCTCAGTGTTTCCCGTTCGACGCAGTTCTCTGGCAGTAGCAGAGTAATACAGACTTGTCATTACGCTGACGTACCGGCTAGATAAGGACCAAGGATTGTATAAAGAAGTGAATGTCATATATATTCCTAGTTAATTCATGTATTTGGCTAAACTCATACACAGGGAGCTAAAGTTACTAGATCTGTATTCTGCTCCCTTAATGTTCGACTATCACATCTCTAAAACAAACGTTTTACCTGGTGAGGTCTACATTTCCCCAGgcttgtgtgcttctgtgtgtttgaCACCTTTCGTCTCATCCTGTTCTCTTCCACCCTGCTGTCTGGTCCAGGAAGGCCTAGTCTCATCCTGTTCTCTTCCACCCTGCTGTCTGGTCCAGGAAGGCCTAGTCTCATCCTGTTCTCTTCCACCCTGCTGTCTGGTCCAGGAAGGCCTAGTCTCATCCTGTTCTCTTCCACCCTGCTGTCTGGTCCAGGAAGGCCTAGTCTCATCCTGTTCTCTTCCACCCTGCTGTCTGGTCCAGGAAGGCCTAGTCTCATCCTGTTCTCTTCCACCCTGCTGTCTGGTCCAGGAAGGCCCCGGGGTCGCTGGCTGCTGCCCTGTGTGAGGCTGCGGTGTCAGAGCTCCTGAAgagtgacctttcacctctccactgccccAAAGATGCCCAGCAGCAGGATGGAGAACAAGTATTATGTGAGTCCCAAACCCCTAATCCTGACCTCTAAGCCCCTTCCAAACCTCCACCTTGACAACCTCACCCTTCTCAACCTCCCCAACCACCCCAACCCTGACCTTATGTGAGTCCCTTGCCCCCTCCAGCTTGCGTTTCATAGTTGAGTGTCGTTGGCAGGATAAGCAAGCTAATCTCTAACCCAAATGTGTCTTCAGTGTGTAGTCAAATTTCTGTAAAAGCCTGATTTGGTTACGAGCAGAGAGACTGTTGTGTTCTTATCAATACTTTTAATTCACCATATTAATCCGTCCATGTTTTCTTGTGTTGGCTCAGAGCTCTGTGCTACACTACTCTTCATTTGACTACCCATGTCTGCCCTCTGGTAAACCACAATAATTCAGCTCTCTCCAGTGATGATCACTGAATAGCAGACTGTACCCATAACCCTCGTCCACAGAGCTGTAGCCCTAACTCTCGCCCTAACTCTCGCCCTAACTCTCGCCCTAACTCTCGCCCTAACTCTCGCCCTAACTCTCGTCCTAACCCTCGTCCTAACCCTCGTCCTAACTCTCGTCCTAACTCTCGTCCTAACTTTCAGTGCTCCATTCGGAGCCCGCCCAGCGTCTGTTCTTCAACAAGCTGCGGGAGGTGGGTGTGGCCTGGCACCAACGTCTCCCCGTCCTCCCCGAAGCCCCGCCCCTCGTCCCACTGTGCTCCGCTCACGCCATCAGGAACTCCcgcaggaagatggaggaccgCCATGTGGCGCTCGCCCACTTCAACCAGCTCCTCGGCCTTCAGGTATGATCTTCCCCAGGTCAGACGTGGTCAGGGTCAGAGTTAGGGTCAGGGTGTTTCATCTGCTCCATCCAGGGTGTCCCGGTAGCTCACCGGATAACTGAGCTAAGTAGAGctatgtaggctgaggccttaccgcagccacctgggtttgaatccagcctgggccctttgctgcatgtcttcccctctctgtctcgccctgcctttcctgtcacacttcaaaCGGTCCAATAAAACTTAAAAAAGCCTTAAATGTATTTCTCAAACTTGCTGGGAGCTTGTTAGTGTCCTCAATACTGTGCTCTGCAGGACGGGACTGCTCGCCAGTACTACGCCGTGTTCGACGGGCACGGGGGCATGGACGCGGCCAACTACGCTGCCACCCACCTGCACGTGCTGCtgggccagcagggggcgctggcCTCGGACCCGGAAACTGCCTTCAAGGAGGCCTTCACACGCACAGACCACATGTTCAGAGGCAAAGCCAGGAGGGAGGTACGCTGCATAATAGCACCTGAACTAGCTGGGcatgtgtttcctgtgtttcaGGGATGTATGTATTTTCATGCTGGGATGGGTTTTCTGGAGCAACAGGTTCATGGAGCAGATATGATTTAAGGGTCAGAAATGATTTAAGGGTCAGATGACACTGAGAAGGGCTGACTGTGCGTGGTGTTtgactcggtgtgtgtgtgtgtttgactcggtgtgtgtgtgtgtttgactcggtgtgtgtgtgttcagcgccTGCGTAGCGGCAGTACGGGCGTTGCCGTGCTCCTGCAGGGCGAGGCTCTGACGGTGGCCTGGCTGGGAGACTCTCAGGCCCtgctggtgaggggggggcaggccGTCACCCTCATGGACCCACAcaagcctgagagagaggtgagacacacacacacacacacacaagcctgagagagaggtgagacacacacaagcctgagagagaggtgagacacacacacacacacacacacaagcctgagagagaggtgagacacacacacacacacacaagcctgagagagaggtgagacacacacacacacacacaagcctgagagagaggtgagacacacacacacacacacacacaagcctgagagagaggtgagacacacacacacacaagcctgagagagaggtgagacacacacacacacacacacacacaaacacacacaagcctgagagagaggtgagacacacacacacacaagcctgagagagaggtgagacacacacacacacacacaagcctgagagagctgagacacacacacacactctccttcccTGTGTTACAGTTAGGCTGCTGTATATGTGGGATTCTGTTACAACATGAATACAACCTACAGTGGCCCTCCATTcagtgtctcctcctccctctctgaatgccatctctctatcctcccctccctccctccacccctccctctccctccctccctcctcccgtgcccaggacgagagggagaggatcGAGGGGCTGGGCGGCTGCATCACCTTCATGGGCTGCTGGCGTGTCAACGGCACGTACGCCGTCTCCAGGGCCATCGGTCAGTAGCGTCACATGTAGTCTGTGTTCCGTATCACAGGACCGTGTGTCCAAACTTCAGAGAAATGTTGTGGTTTGTATTGTTCGGATATCACTGCTAGGTGCCACACCTAGAGGTTTGCTTTTGTAACAAGCATCATAATTGCTGTTCGACATGGCTGGACCCTTCTCTCTGTGAGGATCCtgactcctgtctctctgcaggggACTTTGACCAGAAGCCGTACGTGTCCGGAGATGCTGACTGCTCGTCCACACGGCTGACCGGCAATGAGGACTATGTTCTCCTGGCGTGCGATGGCTTCTTTGACACCGTGAGTTCAGAAGAAGTCCCGCAACTGGTCCTTGGGGCGCTCCGCAAGCACAGGGAgcccctggagggggaggagcctcagggggaggagcctaggggggaaggggaggagcctcGGGGCCTGTTGGGCGAGGACGTGGCCCGGCAGCTGGTGGCTCATGCCAAGGCTGCCGGCTCCAGTGACAACATCACCGTCATGGTGGTGTTCCTGCGCTCGCCTGAACTGCTGCTGGTGGGAGGGGCCCAAGACTCCAACTCCCAGGATGCACAGGGGCAGTGAGTCAGGAAGACCACTACCCTATCAGCACAAAGGCACTTGAAAACTAAAACGGAAGGTTGTGTATGATGTGCTGGTGCCAAACTACTGACGCGCTAAAAAATGTAGTTGTGCTACATGTGGACAACTAACAGACTACTGAAGCTAATATCGTGGTAAAACTAAACTTAACACAACCTATTTTTGTTGTGACACCTTCAGTGATGC
Above is a genomic segment from Osmerus mordax isolate fOsmMor3 chromosome 24, fOsmMor3.pri, whole genome shotgun sequence containing:
- the ppm1f gene encoding protein phosphatase 1F — translated: MGSTAEEEEARCFLSRFVEEFPVPVGPGVPLPLAPPSRPPTLDELRGDSLDLGLRLLAARKAPGSLAAALCEAAVSELLKSDLSPLHCPKDAQQQDGEQVLLLHSEPAQRLFFNKLREVGVAWHQRLPVLPEAPPLVPLCSAHAIRNSRRKMEDRHVALAHFNQLLGLQDGTARQYYAVFDGHGGMDAANYAATHLHVLLGQQGALASDPETAFKEAFTRTDHMFRGKARRERLRSGSTGVAVLLQGEALTVAWLGDSQALLVRGGQAVTLMDPHKPEREDERERIEGLGGCITFMGCWRVNGTYAVSRAIGDFDQKPYVSGDADCSSTRLTGNEDYVLLACDGFFDTVSSEEVPQLVLGALRKHREPLEGEEPQGEEPRGEGEEPRGLLGEDVARQLVAHAKAAGSSDNITVMVVFLRSPELLLVGGAQDSNSQDAQGQ